Proteins encoded together in one Oceanobacillus iheyensis HTE831 window:
- a CDS encoding IS1182-like element ISOih1 family transposase (programmed frameshift) has product MSLFHTRKHMQNEMEFVCLEDLVPQDHLLRKIDKYIDFSFIIEKVKPYYCEDNGRPSLDPLILFKMMFVGYFFGIRSERQLEKEIQTNNAYRWFLGLKLTDPVPHHSTISWNRRTRFKDTEIFQEIFDEIVLQAMNHRMVGGRVLFTDSTHLKANANKHKFSREEVEVETRDYVEELNQAIQEDRKQNGKKVLRDREEVKQVKTIRKSKTDPESGFMSRDHKQEMFCYLDHRTTDMKYNIITDAYVTPGNVHDSVPYLKRLDRQIKRFDFIVEAVALDSGYLTNPICKGLADRNIFGVIAHRRYHPTKGLFPKWKFRYDEDRDSYTCPNGEELPYKTTTREGYREFKSDPKKCISCPLLKQCTRSNNHQKVVTRHVWEEHKEHVRLNRLSVSGKKLYKFRKEKVERSFADSKELHGLRYCRLRGLQNAGEQVLLTAACQNMKKIAIYLSKQG; this is encoded by the exons ATGAGCTTGTTTCACACGAGAAAACACATGCAAAATGAAATGGAATTTGTTTGTTTAGAAGATTTAGTCCCCCAAGACCATTTACTACGGAAAATAGATAAATACATTGATTTCTCTTTTATTATTGAAAAAGTAAAACCTTATTATTGTGAAGATAATGGTCGTCCCTCTCTAGACCCCCTTATTTTATTCAAAATGATGTTTGTTGGGTATTTTTTTGGCATTCGTTCGGAACGCCAACTTGAAAAGGAAATTCAAACAAATAATGCTTACCGCTGGTTTCTAGGTTTAAAACTGACAGATCCAGTTCCTCACCATTCTACCATCAGTTGGAACCGTCGAACCCGTTTTAAAGATACGGAGATTTTCCAAGAAATTTTTGATGAAATTGTTCTCCAAGCTATGAATCACCGTATGGTTGGAGGAAGAGTTCTTTTTACGGATTCCACTCATTTGAAAGCGAATGCCAATAAACATAAATTTAGTCGGGAAGAAGTCGAAGTGGAAACACGAGACTACGTAGAAGAACTAAACCAAGCCATTCAAGAGGATCGTAAACAGAATGGA AAAAAGGTCCTAAGAGATAGAGAGGAAGTGAAACAAGTCAAAACCATTCGGAAAAGTAAAACAGATCCGGAAAGTGGTTTTATGTCTCGGGACCACAAACAAGAAATGTTCTGTTACTTAGATCATCGAACCACAGATATGAAATATAATATTATTACAGACGCGTACGTCACTCCGGGAAATGTACATGATTCGGTCCCTTATCTGAAACGGTTAGACCGGCAAATCAAACGGTTTGATTTTATCGTGGAAGCAGTGGCTTTAGACTCCGGTTATTTAACGAATCCAATCTGTAAGGGATTAGCTGATCGGAATATATTCGGCGTCATCGCTCACCGTCGCTATCATCCAACGAAAGGGTTATTTCCGAAGTGGAAATTCCGTTATGATGAAGACCGAGATAGTTATACTTGTCCGAATGGAGAAGAATTGCCATATAAAACAACGACACGAGAAGGTTACAGAGAATTTAAATCAGACCCAAAAAAGTGTATATCCTGTCCGCTTTTGAAACAGTGTACCCGCTCGAATAATCATCAGAAAGTAGTCACCCGTCATGTTTGGGAAGAACATAAAGAACACGTGCGATTAAACCGGTTATCCGTTTCCGGAAAAAAGCTATACAAATTTAGAAAAGAAAAAGTAGAGCGAAGTTTTGCAGACTCTAAAGAGCTGCATGGACTTCGCTACTGCAGGTTGAGGGGATTGCAGAATGCGGGAGAGCAAGTATTACTCACCGCAGCCTGCCAGAACATGAAGAAGATTGCCATCTACCTATCCAAGCAAGGATAG